GGCAGGCAGTCCACGGGGAGGAGCCTGGCCCTAGGCCCCTCCAGGCTCTGCCCACCTGCCCCTCTGAGCTGATGGAGTAACCATCCTGTGGCTTTGGGTTGCAGCATGTTGTGCCCTTGCCCCACCCCATCCAGGGTATTTCACAAGCGTGCCACACGGTTAGCCACCCAGGGGCTGCTCAGCCCCCTCTGGGCCCCCCGCCTGGGATCAGTGCCCACAGGGCAGGGAACAAAAACAAAGGGGCTGAAGCTGGACCAAAGCCCCTCTCACACACTGAGCCACTTTCCTGTACTCTGCTTTCTGCCTCCTGAAGACGTGCAAAGGACATTCTCACACACCTAGTCCTGGGACTCCTGGCTCAGCCAGCTCCCACCAGACCCTTCAGTGAGCAagccctcacccaccccaactctGCTGGTCCTTTCCAGGTCAGATACAGGGAGGTAAACGGCCGGAGGCCAAGATGGACGGCAGACCCCTTCCCGGGGAAAGCCACAAGCCCCTAGGGCGGTTCTGGGCTGGGGGGCCTTCCTACCCTCTTCAGAGGGCTGAACTGTGGGCTGGCGCCAGGGCAGAGACACACCTCACCCAGCGCTGCACCAGGGAATGCCTCCCCACAGCCAAGGCACACTGGGCTCTCACCCCAGTTCTTCCAGTGCACAGAATGGGGCAGACAGAGCTAGAAGTCAGAGGGTCCTCAGCGCCCACACACACCCTGGGAGCCAGGCCCTCCCAGCACAGCTGGAGGGGTTTCTGCTGCCTTGAGCCAGAGTTGGGTGTGCGGGGTCATTGCCCCAGGTCCTACCACTGTGGGCCTGAAGGAAAAACCTGGTACCAGCTTTTCCCACCTGCCATCCTTCCTCCACCCCCAAATGCTGAGCACAACGGTGACTTCCTGAAgagaccacacagaaaaatgcCTCCTCAACAGATTTCACCCTCCGCAGAAGGCCTGAACTCAGCACAAGTGCAGCCAATAGCCTCCAAATGAAAGGTGTGCGTGTGcgcggtgggggaggggcaggtctcAGCAAAGCCAGGGCTTCCCAGTCTCCTGGCCGGCCCTCTGCCCATCTGAAGACTACACTGATGGGGAAGAGACAGCCTTCAGGGATGGCTGGGAGTGATGGCTCAGGGCACCTCCAGAAGCCAGGAGGAGGGTATCACAAAGGCAGGATCAAGAAGCTGCCCCCCGCCCCCAGTCTTCCACCCCATCCCAAAGGCAGGTCCAGAGCTGGGGCCCAGTCTcaccctctcctctctgcctgcctCATGGAGAAGGCACAGATGGTCCCCCAGGCCACCCATTCAGGCTGAGAGCCAGCCAGGAAGGGGCAGGAAGTTTGGGTAGCTCCCATTCTCTTTCCTCTGGGCCCAGATTTTAGGGCACAGACACCAGGCAGGAGACAAGACAGCCAGGCCCTGCTCCTTTTCCTGGCCTACAAACCCCTACTGGCCAAACCTCCCAGGCAGGCAGGTGTGGTCTTGGGCGTTCTGACACCCCAATTTAGCTGAGCCTCACTCCCACCCTGCCCTTAAAACCCTTCTCCAGAAGCCCTCAGCCATAGAAGTCACTTTGAAAAGAATCTAAACCTTAATTTTTACAGAAGCATAAAAAACTGAAAAGACCCAAATACCcttccaggaatctgcattttcctGGAGCATAAAATTCCAGCCAAAAGATCAGATGAAATGTTAAAACTCCTGGCGTCTCTAAGCTGAGGGCTAAGGATGTGTGGTGGGGACATCCCTGAGAACAAACCACAAGGCCAGGCTGACCTAGCCACGAACCCCTGGGCAGGGAAGGTCAGCTCTGGTCTACACGAAACCCTCCTTGCCCCCGAGACCATACACCCAGGCCACACCACCCTCAGGCTGTTAGTCCCCAAATCCCCAGCATCTGGTCTGACACAACCAGGACCAGGTTCTTTACTAACAGGCGTAACGCTGAGCTCCGGTGTCAAGTAGGACAATTTTGGGGGTGACTGGGAACTGCGCTCTTCCACCCGATGCTGTCCATGCCGGCCAACCTGCTGTGTCCTGAAGGCTAGGCAACCTCAAAACGGGCCGCCTGTGGGGTGCGAGGCAGACCCAAAGGCCAGGCTGCCAAGAGGAGCCAGGCTTGTGCCCCACAGCTTCTtctcatttgcatttcccaatACAGCTGTGTCTGCTTGCCACCCACTTCCACCCCTCAAACCGGTCCTGTCCACTGTCACCCAGGATTCCAGTACaggctcctctttctcccactggCTCCCTCTAGCCAGGATGTAGCCCTCTCTTCTCCGCCCAGGGGCTGCCCAGCCTGGCCAGGCAGACCAGTCACAGTGAAAGTCTGCTTCCCAGCCCCAAGCACGGCCCCCCtaagctcctcccctcccctcactcGCGGAACTatttcccagtttggggaactgCCCCAGACGTGGGTTAGGCACCAGCTTTGGTAGAAGAGTATGGTGGAGGGAAAGACAAGCCAGAGGCTTCGCCTCCTCCTCCAGAAGACAGCCCGCATCGGGGCCCGGCCACTTCCTCCTCACACACCCTGCCTTCAGCTGGCACAGGAGCCCAAACTCAGGCGCCCCAGCCCCTGGGTCTGACCCCTTCCCCACCCACGTTTCCAGGTCTTTCATGCACAGGCCCCCAGCTCaaaacccacccccaccccctactcCGGGCAGCGGAATAAGCATCCAGTGACCTCATGCTGATGACTCAGCAAGTCTCCCTCCGGGATCCGGCACGCGTGTGACGGAGCGAAGCCGGCGCTAGCAGGGTCCTCCCAGCCCGCCACGTGCCGCCCTATCGCCCTCTCCCCCCGGCCCGCCAGGACCCCAGCGCCTGGGGAGGCGCGGACACAGACACCTGATGAATCAGCAGCTCCAGCCGGGGCCGCCGGGCTCTTCCGCCGAGCCCTGGGCGCCCCACTCGACCCCACCCTCTCCTCCCGCTCCCCCAACCCTCGcgctgcccctccttccaggacgCCCCGGGCTCCCTCGAGCAAGTCGCGTGCGCGCgcgccccgcccctcccccagcaccccGGGAGCAGGGGCCGGGCGCGGCTCCTGACCACGGGGCAAGTCGAGGCACGGGCCGCCAGTGGGGTGAGAGGCGGACCCGAGGGCAGGAGCCTCGGGCCGCGCCAACCCCGGCCAGTCAGGAGGAACCGTGGCCCCGCCGGCTCCCAGTTTGGCCCAGAGCCCCCCGCCCGGCCGGCCGCCGGCGCACTCACCCAGTACACTGCGGGCCCGGGCGGGCCAAGGCCGAGGCAAGCGGTGGGCTGGCGCTCCGAGGCCGCGCGGGGGCTCCGGGCCCGGGGGGGGTGGGGGACACTCGCCACCTGTGCGGGCCGGGCGGAGCGCGCTGCGAAGGCCTGGCCGGACCAGGCTCGGGatccgccgccgctgccgctccACAGACGTCACATGATGTTTGGTCACGTGGGCTCCATTCATGAAGCGGCGACGCGACCGGCCGGGGCTTAAAGGGGAAGGCGCGGCGGCGGTAGAGGCGGTGGCGGCTGTGGCGGCGGCTGCTGCGGCGGCGGGAGAGGCGTGGGGCCAGCACTGCGCCTGCGCGCCCACGAGCCGTTGCCCTAGCAACGCCCAGCGCCCCGCCCGGACGGGGTCTCGCGGGACGGGTTCCGGCGCGCTCTCCGGCCTCCCCGCCGCTACCCGCTACCTGGCGGCGGGCCTCCTGGGTGGGTGTACGGCGCGGCATCCCCGGCGACGAGGGCTCTGAGCAGGCAGTGACTTGGCCCCAGCCGGCCCCCGTGACCAGGGCTTGCCCAGGCTCCAACAGGAGGCTGTTCTTGTAGGTCCCGAGGTGTGTGGTCTGTCCACCCAACGCCCCAGGCCTTGCGCTAGTGACAAGAACTCTGGCGGCGGAGCGGGTGCACGCAAGCCTCTGCAGGTTGGCAGTTGACGTGTGAAGGGCACCTTTCCTTCCTGTCCTCAAGCACCTGTCTGGGGCTCTGCTTGCTGGTCCCAGGCTGCTCCTGCCCTTTCTGTAAGGAGTGCTCACCCGCTGGTCAAAATGTACGGAGAAAGACGCGGCCGCTGGGAAGAGGGAAGTTGGAGGGATCCAGTTTCTGCTTCCAGATTTTGAACTTCCCTTCTCTGGTGTAAAGCCGGGAGCTCAGGTGGGCCGACTGAGGAGACGCAAGGGGTGGGCTTCGGGGCCCCCTGGGAACTCTGTACCCCTGAATGACAGAAGGAACTTGCTGGTAGGCCCCAGATCGGGCCCAGAGCCGGTGGAAGCGCTCCCTGCCAGAGGCCAGGAACTGCTCTGAGTCCCACACACCGTCACCTGCCTAGCAGGGCTGCGTCCTACATGCTGCGCTCTGCGGGGGTAGCCCAGCCTCACAGACTGTAACTTTCCCGCGGCAGGCAGCAGAGACACACCCCAGAGGCTGAGAGTGCAGGCCtgtcccccccgccccccagcctcctccccaggggcAGCTGGTCTGGTCCTGCTGGGCGGGGGTACAGAGGCCCAGCTCTCACCGGCCTGGGAGAGCTGAGCCCAGGCAGCAGGCCCCATCTGTTGACGTGGTACCACCCAGCTCAAGCTGGAACCAGTGCCATCAGGAAACGGGTGACTGGTCCAGAGTCTGGGGCCAAGCATGGTGTGGACACTCACTGGCTAAACCCCGCCCAGCTCCATGCCGGACTCCTGAGTCCTCACTGAATGAAGTCTGGCTGCCGTTTACACGGGTGACTGAGAGGCTGCTTTGCGTCGCCTGCCAGCCGCTTCTCCCTGAAGGGATTCCCTCTCCAGGAGTCTCCCTCCGCATCTCACCCTTGCTGGAAACGCACTCAGCCCCTcttccatgggggagggggaaggcagGGGGTGTGCCCACCAGAGAAGACTATAGAAAGCGGGTGGGGGCCAGCGGGGGTGCGGGCACGAGGGCCTCCCACAGGCAAAGGCCCTAGGTCTTGAAGCCAGCCCTCCGGACAGGCAATGGGGCTGCAGAGCCGGCCCCCCTCTGTCCTCTGGGGACTGTGGGGAGGGGATGCTCAGCTTGCACAAAGGCCAGGAGGTGGGTTAGCTGGCACATGAGAAGGGGCAGAGGTAGTTGTAGCAAGGGCTCTagccaggaaactgaggcaaaagcTGTATCAAGCAGAGGGAGTTGGCTCTCCTGCCAGGGCTCACTTGGCCCATGGGGCCAGGAACAGTTAAGattcactccagcctctgccccaccTGAGGGGCTCCGGGATGAGGTAAGAGAGCCGGCAATGGTGGGGACCAGGAGGTCACTGCTAAGCTGCGCCTCACTCAGTGGGGCCAGCAGCACTGCGATGCTTCTCTGCTGGCATCGTGAACCCCTGGCACGCAGGGCCCACTCCCTCCTTGGGCTGCTCTGCTCAAGTCTGTGCTCATACTTTCAGGGGCTTCCCCAGGCGTCTGTCCGTGCAGGATATTCCAGGCCTCTCAGGTTGCCTCGCCCCACCTCCATGGCTTCTCACCTACATCCTGCCCTGCTTCACTCTGTCTGGCTTCACCCTGTGTCCCCACCTCGGCCACCTTTGGCTTGACAGGAGCCACAGCAAGAGGTTCACAGGTCCTGCCTGCTGAAATCCAGCACATTCTTCCCAGGATGGCACAATGCTTCCCGGAACCTATTGTGCTCCAAGGCTGGGACGCGTCTCTTCCTCACCTTAGGCTCACCTGCTAGCTTACCTCAGACCTGGAGCCATACCGGTGCAGCATGCCCCCTTCATCTTCGTACTGGTCAGTGTCTGACACACAGGTGCTCAGTAAGACTGGCCTTGGACAGTTAGGACCAGCTTTGGTCCTAGGCAGTCACGTGGTCTGTGGGACAGTCTCTTCCAGGACATCTTTTTCCCCACGTCAGGGTGCCAAGGTCTCCCTGCATTGTCAAGTGCCATGTCAGGGGAGGATGGTCCTTGGGGGAACCCACCGCTCTGCCTGGGTGTTCCTCACACATCCTACAGACACCCAGCCAGCTCCCACATCATGTGGGGTGACAGGGGGGGAGGTGCGTCAACCTCTAGAGGCAGAAGGGGCCTCGTCTCGGTGTCTCCATACTCAGTAACTGTAGCTCGAACGCGAGTGCTCCAGCCCCGTAAAGGGTTCTGACCCTCAGCAGCTCCTCTGATCTTGGGAACCTCCTGTGAGAGTTAATTTTGTATGTCAGCTTGACTGAACTATGGGGTGCTCAAGATACTTGGCCAAACCTTCCTCTGGTTATTTCCATGATAGCGTCTTTGCAtgggattaacatttaaattggtcaACTGTCATCTATAACATGGGGTGGCCTCACCCACTCAGCTGCCTAGGGATCATTATCTGCAACGTGGACTCCTCCCACATAGTGGCCTCTGAATCGGGGTGTCGGCTCCTCCAGATCCCCAGCCCGCCAGCCCGCCCTGCAGGCTGGACTTGATAGCCTCGTaactgcatgagccaattccttaagtTGTTCTCTTTCTTTATATATGTCCTGTTGTTGTTCTGGAAAACCCTAACACACCTCCCTAGAGGGCTTCTTCCTTCCTCACCTGCACGGGTTGGGGAGACACCTACCCTGACTGAACCAGGTGTGAAGGATGGGCTGCcgaggctgctgccccctccccatgCAGGGCACTCCAAGCCTAGCCCACAGTGTCCATTTCCAGTCACACCTCTAGGGACCACGGTCTGAAGCTCCATGCACTTTCCCAGGAGCTCCCTCCCCTCTTACAGGGAAACATGGCCCCAATACCAATGCTGCTGAATGAAGGGTTCTGGGGTATGTGGGCTGCTGGCCTCTAACATTATCCCTGACAGCTACAACCTCCAGGGCCTCCCTTCATGTGTGGTGACAGAAGTCAGGGCACTGGACTGGAAACCAATTTATTTAACCTAAAAGGTCAGGGAGAGGAATGACAGTGTCTGTGGCTGGGTCATGGAGATGGTGGCCTGAGTGTGCTGGGGCCTCAGAAGTTCAACTATCTGAGGAGCCCTTTTCTCAAATGTCAAGAGGGAATGAGGGGTAGTTGGCAGTTGGTCAAGAACTGTGGACCCTCCCCCTGGGCTCAGGGTTCCTGGGACCCTCTCATCCTTCCTACCCCAAGGAAGGAGGTATCCCCCAGTgagcagagggcaggaggaggacAGGGATCCCTCCTTGGCTGGGCCTTCATGGGGGAGAAACTTGCCCTCTGTGCTCAGGAAGGAGCCATGCCTCAAAGCCCGCTGACTCCAGGGGGGGGTGAACCCTAAGGCCTCCTCCGGATCAGAGGAAGGTGGTCCTGACCTGGTGTGGGAACAGAGGAAGgatgttgaggtcagagaaatacATCTCCCTTCTGGGCCAGGAAGTGCTCAGGGACTCTGGAGATTCCCACTGGGGAGCACTGTGCCCACTCCCTGGCTGACCCCTAAACTGACCAGAGCTGGGGGCACTAGGCATTGTAGAAACGCCCTGTGTGGCCTGGGGGTAGAGACGCCCAGTGCAGGAGCTTTGTGCCCAGAAGAGAAGGTGGAAAGCAGTCCAGTGGGTGGGTCAGACACTTCAATCCTGCTTGCCTGCTGGGGCCAGGCTGCGGGGGAGTAGTTTGGAGTGGCCAACAGGGGCCAGTGAGGCCCTCAGAGGGGAGTCCAGCTTCACCTTGTCCAGGACGGTCTTCTTGATGGCAGCTGGTGAGACCGTCTCCTGGTCAGCCATGGACTGCAGCTCCCTGGGGAGGCAGTGAGGAGGGTAGGTCCAAGTTTCTGCCGTCCCCTTCCTGAGCCCAAGGCCCACAGCTCCCAGCACCTGCCAGCACCTGGTGCTGCTGCAGTgcccacctcaggacctttgggCCTGCATGCCCGCTGCCAGCGACCTCACCCCTAACTGCTGTCCCCCTCCGCATCTCATTCAAAGCAGCTCAGGGTCACCAAACCTACGAGCAGCGCCCCGCTGCCCCAAGCACAGGACTTGGCCTCGCCTGTCTTCCTGCAAGTTGGTGCCAGGAGGCAGCGCCATGTCCTAGCCTCACTGCTGTGTGTGGGGCACTCAGGGCAACCTGTGGGTTTGGATTGGAGAACAGGCATGGTGGCGAGAAAGACACCTGGTATGCTGCAGACCTGGGCTGGGGAAGCGACTCTGAGCCAGGATGCCCAACTCTGTGCCTGCTCTTCGGTCTCCTTTCAGCTCTTGCAAAGCACCCTGCTTGTCTAAGGTGCTCCATCTCCCCAGTGAGGTCAATGGGAGGGTGTTATAATCAGGCCCACTGAGGTTCCCTCTGGTTCCCACTCGCCTGCCTCCCTGGCTTGAATGATCACTCCGATCTGAGGGCCACACGTGATGGAACCATATGGGGAGCACATCTTTGGCCCAGAGGGCATCCCCTCCTAACAGGGCAGAGGAGGATGGAGAGAGGGGCTGCAAACTGTAGCCCTGGGGACACTTGCCAACCACCCAGCCAAAGCTCCATAAACATCTGCTGAGTGAATGACCAAGCCGACATGGGAGGCCAGGGGCTCTGGTGGGCTGGGGCAGGCAGCCAGGGGTCAGCAGAAGCAGGACCCCACCTTGTGCGTATGCAAGAGGCCTCCACAGCATTGATGAGCAGGGATCGGAAGCCCCCACTTTCTAGCACGTGCAGGGCGTGGATGGTGGCTCCCCCGGGAGAGCAGACGTTGTCCTTGAGCTGGCCTGGGTGCTGCTCCGAGTCCAGCAGCATCTTGGCAGCTCCCTGCCATCAGAGAGAAGCTAGCCGCTGTGGGGACACCCTCCTGCCACCAAccctccacccatccaccccGTGCACCAGCCTCGGGCCTGACAAGGAGGGGCCCCCACCAGAGGATCAGGAAAACACTGACCAGCAGAGCCTGGGCCCCAAGTCGAACGGCCAGGCGCCTCGGGAGCCCCATCTTCACACCCCCATCAGCCAGGGCATCCAGGGCAGTGAATGCCTACAGGAAGAAGTCACCTAAGGCCCTGTCCCCAGCCTTCTCTCCCTCAGGCAGTGGCAGCTGGAGCAGAAGCAGGACAGGAGACACGCACTGAAGTGTGCGCAAGAGCCACCGCTGCCAGTTGCTGGCCGCCCACCCCCAGTGCTCACGTAGGCTGGGCCGCTGCCACTGAGTCCCGTGACGGCATCAATAAGGTCTTCCTCGACCTCGGTGCAGAAGCCCACACTGCCCAGGAGCTGCTCCAGGAGCCTGCCATCCTCCACCTGGGCATGTGTGCCCGTGGCGTATACGGTGGCCCCCTCCCGCACCACAACTGGTGTGTTGGTCATGCAGCGGATGACTTTGGGAGCTGGCTGGAATGCCATCAGCTTCTGGAGGAGAAACTGGCTATGTATCCATCCCAGCCTCCTGCCCAGCAAAGTGGGCTGGGCAGGAGTACAAATGAACCCTCACCCAACCAAGCATTTCCTGAGTTCTCACGATGGGCCAGGCCCAATGTCCCCTTTCATTGCGGACAACCAACACAGATGCTGAGAGGGGCAGGTTCCTGACCATTCAGCGCATGCTTCCACCCCTTTCCAGACCCCACTGGGCCAGGATCTGTGGTGCCCACCTTCTCAATGGAACTGATGGTGACACCAGCTGCACAGGACACTACGATGTGCCGATCCTCGATGTTGGCACCAATCTCATCCAGGATAAAGGGGATGATATGTGGCTTCACGGCCAGGAAGAGCACGTCGCTGTGCTGCACAGTCTCCTTGTTGTGAGGTGTCAGGTTCACCCCCATCCTCTGCGGGGAGCACCCAGGTAGGCTTAGCCCACCCCCAGGGCTGGCTGTTCCAGTACCCCCCACCAAGCCAAGAGACCCACATGTACGTCAGCACAGAGGCTGCTGGGAGTGTTGACAAGGCAGGGCTAGGGGCTCAGGATGTGGGGCCCTGACACCCCCCAACTGCCCTTCCCACCCAAAAGTAAAGGAAATTATGTTCTAAAGTGTGTTCCTTTTGCAGACAAAAAAGGGATATTGCATCCACACACAGCCCTGACCCACCCCCCGTGGGTTGCAGAGCTCACACCCTTGACCCCTGCCCACTGGGTGTGGGTGGTGGTTTCAAGCTGGGAGCCTGTCCCCACCCTTAGGTCTGGAGCCCTAACTCGGCTGTACAAAACCAAGCCGTGTTCAGAACCCAGCCATGTCTCACCTGGCCCCACAGCCTCCTACAGTGGCTCCACCTGGGGAACCCCATTTCAGACCAGCACCCCCTGCCCACCAGCTACAAAAGTGCTTGTCACCCAGGTCCCAAGAGCTGAGAGGCAGGGGGGCCATCGGCAAGCCAGGAGGTCGGGTCTGTGAGATACTCAAGCTCAGGGCCACTCCtgtccctgggggtggggagccatGGCAGGGTACCCCCCCCAGGGCCCCTACTCCTTGCTTTCTAGGGTCAAGGCTGTCACCACCTGCTCCCAGACACACTGACTGGCCTCCCTGTCACCCTCCAGCCTGCACTTACCCTGAGAGCAGAAACTGTGGCCAAGTCCATGTCTGGGGAGCTGGCCATTATCTTGTGGGCAGCCAGGACTCCTGTGGGAGACAGAAACAGAGCTCCTTCTCCAAGGCCAGTCCCGGTCTCCCCCCTCCACATTTCcaagaagaacagaaatcccgCCACTCAGAGTGGGGGGACAACTCCTGCCTGACTCCCCATGTCCCAGGCTGCCGTTTCCGCCAGCGCTCGAGCAAGGCCAGCTACCCAGACTCCCACCTTTACCCAACAGCTTGCGGAAGGGACCAGGACCCCCTCCCCACGGGCCCTCCCTGGCCGCAGGGCCTACCTGCTGCTGTGAAGCCCTTGGCCAGGGCAAAGGCCAGCTGGCCAGCCCCGATGAAGCCCACGCTCATAGTGTCCGAGGCCTCGCCCACAGCCCTCGCGGCTGGCACTGGTTCCGCAGGGGCAGCTGCGGGGCGAGACGGGGCGGGATCCCGCGGAGAAGTCAGATGGGCAGTGCCAGGCCCGGCCACGCCGCGCGGCCCGGTGCCCTGGCCGGGAGCAGCCGGGTCTCTGCGTTCACAGAGAGGGTCCCAGGCAGGGAGGGGCGTCGCCTCGGGAAGAGGCCAGGGAGCGGCAGGGAGTGACCGACCATCGCCCGAGCCCCTCCCACGTGCAGTCCTACCCGGGCCCGGCGCCCAAGTACCCCGCTATCCCGCGCACCTCGCCCCGCCCACGACGCCACGCGGCATCTGCGCCCGCCGGCCCCGCCCCTGGCGCCCCAGCCAATCGGCGGCGCGGCCCCCCGGCACCGGCCAATCCAGGGGACGACAGCAGCGCCCGGCGATTACATCATCCGCTCTACCCCACACGGGCCAGcgccccccagccctcccccgGACCCGCGACCCCAAGAAGATCGATCCCGCATCTGTGTTTACAGAACCTGCAGCCCCGGGGTATCCCTCCCCGGGCCTGCAAGCCCCAGACCCGAGAGCCCCCGATGCTCGCCCCCAGCACCGCGCGTGGGGGCTGAGGGCACTGGAGTAGGGAGCGGCCGGAGCCTGGCCCTCTGTGGACGGCCCGGGGCAGGCGCTGGCCACGCGGGACCCTGTCGTGGGCTACGCGGAACAGTAAACGTTAGGCTGGCGTCCCCGACTGAGTACCCTGAGTTCTTTGAATTCAGACCTGTTAGACCATCAAAACCGTGTTTGGAGGCCAACCAGccatttttattccttattttcttgctttttttggagggtggggtggggtggggggcggcgTTGAAAACAATTTGCCAAATGAAATCTGTGTTCTCAAACTGTTTTttgtcatttaacatttttttattgtacAGGAGGCTTGGGAACAAGAGAGCGCCCAGGCTTTCTCAGAATCTCAAAATTGGGAGGCATGTGGGAGTCTTGGCCAAGGCCCCTCTGAGGTCAGGTGCCCTTCCTCCTACCAGGGGCTTTCTTCTCTGCAAGTCTCTCTTGGACTCCCTCGTGCTTGGGGCCACAGGCCTATTACCACATAAACCTCCCCAAACAGGTGCTCGGGCTGGTGGCAATCCCAGAGACCCTCCGGGACCCATAGAGCACCTTCATTTCTCCTAACATCTTGTCTGCAGGGTCCATGGAGTTTTTTGACCCTGGTTTTCAGGAGAATAAGACCCCAGTCATTTTCCCCTAAGAATGTGCTCAGGGCTCATGTGCACTGAGTGTGCATTTGGGTTGCGGGTATTCTGGGGTGCCAGTCAGCCAAGTTAAGGGCAAAGTAAGAAGTGATGTCATTGACAGCCCATCccccaatcaggggaaggagTTTTTCAGTCCTGTACCTTAGGTCCTGACAAGCTATCCTCAAATGTGATTCCAGCAGTACTTGGGTGTTTGTGCCATGAAAGCAGGGCTGAGCGCCCATCCGCCCAGGGACCACTGCCACCGTGTTGGCATCGAACAGGCAACGGACTTGCAGGCCTCCCAGCCCTGCTACCTGTCAGGGTAGTTAGTCCTCCCCCTTCGAGGGAGGGCCTGTAGGAAGTGTCCAAAGTGGACTGTAAGGGAGTAGCCCAGATTCAGGCACAGAGGCACGAAACCCAGCCTTTCACTGCGTGTCATCTGAGTACTGTTTCCAAGTGGCACCAAGTAATTTCCTCTTCCAGAAAGAGTCCTCTGGTCCAGGCAGTGAATGCCCACCAACAGGAATGTGTGCAGGCAAGCCTTCCACAGGACCTCTGCCGCCGCATCTTAAGCCCTGggtcctctcccct
The sequence above is a segment of the Manis pentadactyla isolate mManPen7 chromosome 4, mManPen7.hap1, whole genome shotgun sequence genome. Coding sequences within it:
- the PYCR1 gene encoding pyrroline-5-carboxylate reductase 1, mitochondrial isoform X2 encodes the protein MSVGFIGAGQLAFALAKGFTAAGVLAAHKIMASSPDMDLATVSALRRMGVNLTPHNKETVQHSDVLFLAVKPHIIPFILDEIGANIEDRHIVVSCAAGVTISSIEKKLMAFQPAPKVIRCMTNTPVVVREGATVYATGTHAQVEDGRLLEQLLGSVGFCTEVEEDLIDAVTGLSGSGPAYAFTALDALADGGVKMGLPRRLAVRLGAQALLGAAKMLLDSEQHPGQLKDNVCSPGGATIHALHVLESGGFRSLLINAVEASCIRTRELQSMADQETVSPAAIKKTVLDKVRTTFL
- the PYCR1 gene encoding pyrroline-5-carboxylate reductase 1, mitochondrial isoform X1: MSVGFIGAGQLAFALAKGFTAAGVLAAHKIMASSPDMDLATVSALRRMGVNLTPHNKETVQHSDVLFLAVKPHIIPFILDEIGANIEDRHIVVSCAAGVTISSIEKKLMAFQPAPKVIRCMTNTPVVVREGATVYATGTHAQVEDGRLLEQLLGSVGFCTEVEEDLIDAVTGLSGSGPAYAFTALDALADGGVKMGLPRRLAVRLGAQALLGAAKMLLDSEQHPGQLKDNVCSPGGATIHALHVLESGGFRSLLINAVEASCIRTRELQSMADQETVSPAAIKKTVLDKVKLDSPLRASLAPVGHSKLLPRSLAPAGKQD
- the PYCR1 gene encoding pyrroline-5-carboxylate reductase 1, mitochondrial isoform X3, whose protein sequence is MSVGFIGAGQLAFALAKGFTAAGVLAAHKIMASSPDMDLATVSALRKLMAFQPAPKVIRCMTNTPVVVREGATVYATGTHAQVEDGRLLEQLLGSVGFCTEVEEDLIDAVTGLSGSGPAYAFTALDALADGGVKMGLPRRLAVRLGAQALLGAAKMLLDSEQHPGQLKDNVCSPGGATIHALHVLESGGFRSLLINAVEASCIRTRELQSMADQETVSPAAIKKTVLDKVKLDSPLRASLAPVGHSKLLPRSLAPAGKQD